The Rissa tridactyla isolate bRisTri1 chromosome 1, bRisTri1.patW.cur.20221130, whole genome shotgun sequence DNA segment TATGACTTCCCACAGATTTTGAGGTGTGGAATAGAATCCGCTTTGCATAATCTTTTGCTTGGATTGGTAAACTGTGAATCAAGGTATTTAACATCTTcagttttccaagaaaatttGTAACTGAAACTGAGGGACAAATGTGCCATTCGAACTGCATCAGCCATTCAGATTCGTGACCTTTATGTTCTAAAACCCTGTTTGTATCAAAGCGAGAAACCAGTCTGTGACGACTACTGAAGCCGGACACTTTCTTCTTAAACTCAGGCAGCTAATACTTTGTTACACCCTGAATATCTTTTTATCCAGTTGTAGTTCACCTCTGCTGGGAAAATGtgacgggggggaggggggctatTTCTGCTTACATTTTCAAGGCTGACATTTTGGTCTCAGAAtccataatgcattttaaagaggAAGTCAGGTATTTTactaaaaaagatatttccaacTTTGTTTAGAGATAGATGGCCCTCTGGTAGAAATGAAGGCCTGACACCCTCACAAAAAGATTGCTGGGTTGTAAAACAGGGTGTCTTCCTTCACTGGCTAGATGGTGTTAAACAGCCTGCCCTGTTATCAGAACTCAAGGACAGTCTTGGGATGCTCCTGCACATTACTCAGGAAGACCTGGGAATTTCTATATCATGATGCAATTACCTACATGCTTCCACCTGTCTGAGTCCCCTGTATACAGTGCCCCAAACTCCCTGAACTTCAGTGTATGCTCTACTCCTATACAGAGTGTTGTTGCTGTGCCTTATTATGGTACCCTGTTGTCTTCTGGTCCGTGTCTGGCGTGGTCTCCTAGTATTTTTTCACCGTCTCCTCACAGAACCCAACTGCTCTTCCTCAAGCTAAGTCTCAACCCCGTCTCCTGATAATGGGGATGAGGACTGGGGCAAGACCAGGCCCAACAGTCCTTTAGTGCAGGTTCAGCTGGGTTGAGCTGAACACAGGGTGATTGCAAGCTGGTTCTTGCTGTTTGGGGGCTGCGTCTTTCCAAAGGGAGCGACAGTTCAGAGTGTTCTGGTTTTGGACAAGTGtacttctctgtctttcttcaaCTCAGATAATTTCTGTATAACAGAGGCTGACAGCAATATCGGTGCTCAGCTCTGAGCACTGAATGTATGCTTTTGCATAATGGAGAGGATGATGGGCTTGTGCTCAAGAAGTTCTCTACTACACGTCCAAGTTGACTGCAGAAGAATTTCTGTCCTGCTCAATCATGTCCCTGCTCTGCTCGTGTACCTCAAGTTCAATAATTGGCTCCCCACGGTCCAAAATAatgcctttggttttgtttctcacaCTATGTTTTACTTCTACCTGGCAGATCCATTGTCTTGTTGTTCTAGCCTAGTTCAtaacaaacattttcaaaacataatAATCCTACCCTGTAGCCCTGCTTCCACTGTTCCCATTATGACCTCACTACATATGCCTCTAGCACTTGCTTGAGTTACAGCTGTCTTACTTGTCACTTCACTCCTGAGTGATGGCACCCTTGAACAGTCCAGTTGCTCAAATATGGGATACCTAAGCAATGAGCTCCAGCAATAAACTGCCAATTTTAATCTGACATCCTCCAAACAGCTGCTTTGGTGAGCAATTAGAAGCGTAgctccctgcttccctgcctCGTGCCATGCTTATCTGCCTTCCAACACCTGATCACATTTAATCTTGCAAATCTTCTGTGGGCTAGGCCCGGAATATTAAGAGAAAGTGTCCTTCTGCCTTTGTGACAACAGAGATGTGAAACTTCTTACTGCTAAAGATGCAAATATCCATGACTTCCACACTCAAACAACTTCTCTTCACAGTAGTTTATGTGTTGCAACAACTCATTCCCATCAATAGTGACATGTAGATACCAGCagggaaataacagaagaaaccaAGACTTATAATTTTCAGCAAGCTGGCTACAGCCACTTAGACACTGGCTTTATAGTTTTTTGTACAACTTTACAGTGGTGAATGTAACAGGATTATATCAGGGAAAGTATCTAGGCAGAATAGAATATCAGGCAAACACTTACAGATGGAGAGAAATAAAGTAGCCTTGGTGAGGGTTGTGATGAAATCCTCACCAAGTGGGGCTTTGAATTAGGTTGGGCAATACACTGGGAAATCTGCTGTGGGAGCAGTAGGTAAGGCTgcttaatgggatttttttatatAACTGCTCCCACTGGAATAATCAGCAGGAGAGGAAACTAGTCTTTGGCAGTACTATGTTCAAGATATAATGCGAGGTGGCCATCAAAGTTCATGACAGGGATGGCAAGGGATCACCTGCCTGTCATTTGACAATTGACACCATCCCATCACGCCGAGGACAAGAGCATTTCATAATTTGCTGGAGACATGATCTTTAGTTAGCTGGCTCTTGGATGGCAGCATGCATGTATCCTCTCGAGAAACAAGAAGCGAGGTGAAAGGGAGATAGGATGTCTTGAGCAACCCAAGTAGAGCGTTGACACTACGTAACTTGCACTAGCAAAAAGTATGACACAAACCACCAAGTGGACCTCTTCTGCATCCTCATGACCACAGTCTTGCCTTCGGTCTCCATTTCTTCTCCGCCCTGGGCCTACATCTAGGTTTATGGCTTTCGCCTCAGCTCTCCTCCCTTGAGACAGATGTGCTGTGTAGCTTTGATCAGTTTTCACAGCAGTCTCTTATTACTCCTGATCAGGGAATGATCATTTCAATCCAGGCTGGAGGACGTGAACTCCTTACTGAAGGACATTTGCAGAGAAGGAATCAAGACATCCTGCCCTCACAGGCGGTATCGGCAAATTAATCCCAAACAAAATACACTGAAGAGACTACTGGCACCCACCAGTCCTTAGTCCTAAAGATTTCTGAAGTCCTTTCTTATTTCCTGTTTAGAGACAAGGAGATTAAATCAGAAGTGATGGAACTTCAACTTCTAACCACTGACAAAAATCTTCTAGTCTGAAATTCACATGACAGCCtagtaaaacatttttcactgttgGCCTCAAGCTGAGCTGCCATTTGTGCTAGGCAGACAGAAATACAGATCAGAAGAGTCCAGTATTCCTCcccagaaaaactgaaataatcatCGACACAAAGTGATTGAAATAGCTTCAGAGGGCAAATAACCtctaacaagaaaacaaaagaactgCAGTTCTGAAAAGCACGCACATCTAAATCTGGTTTTGTGTTTatacagaaaggcagaaatacaatttttgaGTGAGACTTGTTTTGCATTTACAAAATACAGGAACTAGTCTGCTGGTAGTATTATGCTGTTTGAGACTAAGTGCGTTTCTGACTTGTAAAGTCAGGATTTACCcatgaacagcaggaaaaaagtgTATTATACGAAGCAAGGGGTTGAGTAACAAACTCTAATGTGGTATGGCCAACACGGCCTGAGGAATACTAAAGACGACCTAATGATCACTTGCTCATGGTCACAGAAAACACATACATTACACAAGCAAAAATCAGCTGTTCATGCTATGGCCCTGCCTGAGCACACTGCTAAAAGCAAAAGCAGTAAAGACAAGACTCAGCTGTGTTCCCACGGGAGCTTTATTGAGTATGTAGATACGTGAGCCATCATTTGTCTGTAAGCAGAAGGTCTTTTCCATGGCAATTTCTTCTTTTGACATGAATTCTAGAGAATGGGGATGAGTTGGCCTATTGCACCTAGAGAAACATGCCTTATGTTTCCAGAGGTCACCTTTCAGTGGAAATATCAGCATTCAGTTTATAGGTTCTTCTTTACATTTTCAACTGATGATTGTGATGAGGGCAGCTTTAACCATTGAATAGAAGTCCATCCTATTGCAACAGTGACCCTACCTAATCCTCTAAGCGCATAATAATAGGTATATGGAAACAAAATGCAGCTTGATTCAAGCTCTCCATTCTGGTCTGGGAAAAAGAAGCCAAACCAAGATTCTATGCTGCATTCCAGATAACAACGTGTATCAGTTTAACTTGAGTCACATATAGGTGATTTTTCAGATCTTTGCCCCAGCAACCTTCACAACAGCCTAGACCAATGTGtttctgaagtagaaaaaaaaaaccccacaaatgcATTTTGGGCTCTCATCTAGGGTAGAAGAATAGAAGAAGTGTGAAACATATGGACAACACTCTTAAGTCAAACCCTTTACCAGcccaagaataaaaatattattataattaagGGCTAATTTAAGGAATGTACAGTATTTACAGCCATTAAAACCACACAGAAGACACTAAATAATAGGAGAACAGATTAAAAGGAAGTAAGGACAGAGCTAGGAGTAGGTTCCCAGGCTCTTTCCTGTTGTACATAACTGAGGAGTGCATCCATTTCCTCCAACAGCTTGAGTAGCAAGTGGCATTCAGGGCCTACCTAGATGTTGTCTTGATAACCTCTCTCCAGGGACTCTCATCTCTAGGATGGGGTTAGAAAGGTTCTATCTTGTTGCACATAAAGTCTATCGCAGCTTATAAAGGGAGCTCATAGCAGCCAGTGGGCCTGTCTCCCAGCTTAGCAGGAGACAATAATGCCTTCTGTTCCCACGAATGCAGGAATTAGTCAAAAACAGACAGTCTTCCTAGATTACATGGAAAGATCTCAAAATAGTAGAGTGCTTTCTGTGATACCAGAACAAGTAAAATTCAGTCCTCAGGCCAGTTTACTTCAGTTCAGGTATGAGCTGAGACCAACTAATGTCTGTTCCTAAGTTTTCATCTTCAAGACCAGGAAAGCTGATATCCAGAAGGATTTTGCTCAGACTGTCATTCATGGTGTCCAGGATCAGGCCCTCCATGAGTGACCGGTTTTCAGTAAAGCCAGAGTTTGGTAGTTCAATAGATGATTGCTTAGTAGACTCAGAAATAAAAGCTGGAGAACTCGTGAGGGGGGCATGCACCATGCCACTGGATTCTGTATTGAGCAGTTCCCGAGGGGACTCAAAGATGGGATTTTTAAGGGGTGTGCTGTTAAAACCCAGCAAATCCTGGTTCTCCTGGACAGGTGTGAATGGCAACTGAAGGGTTCTCACTGGACTGAAGTCCAGCTCGTGACTTCCCTGGGCTAAGGATGCAGATTTCCACTGGTCAAGACCCCCTAGTGGGGGAGTAGTTGTTGCTGAGTCTTTGCTGGGAGTGGAAGAAACTGGCAatttgctgaacatctccttgACTGGTGTTTTGAAAGgcccctcttctccctgcaaGCAGCTGAGCTGTGATGCATTCTCAAGAGGCTGGCTTTCCTGCAGGAAGGGGTGGTCTGCCCCTAATCGGAAAGGGTCAAAGCCATTGCTTTCTGGCAAAACAAGGACGGGCTCTTCTGAGCAAGGCAGCGCTAGGTGTTGTTTCCTTCTGGATCTGCCCATTTCCCGCCTCTTTATAACTAACGTGTCAGAAACACCCTTAGATGGCGACTTCAGTATGGTGAattgtttcttctcctttgtggATGAGACTGAGGGGAACAAGCCTGGCTCTTCCTTTACTGTTAGGGTTGAGGCAAATGGTGACAGCCAGTCATCCAGCTGAGAGCCTTCTTCCTCCTTTATACAGACGGTTTCAGGGAAAGAAACTGATTCCTCaccaggctgggagctgctctcCTTTAGGGAATGGGTTGGGGAAAATAAACCTTCATCACATTGACTCTCCTCCTTGACAGCAGCTGGAGGTAAAGAGGATGACTCGTCTGCAGAGAGTGACATCTACAAAGAAACACAAGTGATATGCAGTCAGTTATCGAGGATCTAACCCACTGAAATCCGAATgatagcagaaggaagaaaagaaagactgaCACTTTAGGACAGCAGAATGAGTAAGAGGAGGACATTCAGAAAGCAGTAACTATAACAACAGATAGAGATTGATCTCTGCGTGAAGTAGATACAAAAAAGCCTACAGATCACATGGTAAGGATTTTAGCAAAGTGACTGGAAGTCATGCCCTACTGACCACTTCTGCTATAAGGAACTATAGGAGTACAGGCAGAAGGCGAGCTGGATTCTCCTAGAAAAGTGTAACCCCTTTGATTCCTCCTTACACTACCTACATGTGAAATAACAAAATGAATGAGGACAGCTTTCCCAGAaaccaaggaaaaagaaaaggaaaaaaaaatgagattatcaaaagaaaaagagcacaggGGAAAGATAAATCATAGCAAGAGAGAATATGAAGCAGCAGGCACAAGGGAAAATAGAATTATGGTTAGACAGGATGGAAGAAGTTAAAGTTTTACAATGTCTAAGCATCCAAAAGCAGTCAGTGAGATGCCAAGAGAAAGACCTGTTTAATAGCTGTTTTTCTTGAGCCCAGAATAACTGGGAACTCCACACAATTAGCAAACAGCAGGTACTGAAAACCTCTGGGAAGAGACTACATACAAATAAATACTCTTTCAGAAGTTCCCTATGTTATGTGTCTCTTCAGAACTataaaaaatctgaatgttttaAGGGCAGAACAAACCCATTTCTCCCATTCTTATTTATTCACATCCAAGGAGTAGAGACCCCTCCTCTAGTGAATTATAGTAACATCCTTATATCAGGTCAACTAGCAGGTAATAGTCAACCTAGAGATAGAAAAGGACAGCAAGGATTGTCACTGGCTAGTTCCTTAATATGAGCTTAGAGTTTCAGAGCACCTAATAAAGATGCACAGAGGAACCATATGAAAAGCAGGGTCCACAGAAGGCACAgccatagaaaagaaaaaagaaaaaaccccaagcaaacaacaacttcctccctccccctcaaaaaaaaaaaaaaaagagccaaacaaaaaaaaaaacttagaaaacaAGAAACCAACCTTTGGAGCAATGCGCACACGCTTATTGCTCCGGAAAGTCTCTGAGCTGTTGAGAGATGCTCCCTGTGCCATGGATAGGGGAACCTTCATAGAAGGCTGCAAGACAAGAGGCTGACTCAAAGGAAACTGGATCGGAACCAGGTAGGAGTTGATGCGAGGAAGCAAAGGTTTCATCTTTCGGCCTGGAAGGGAAAAGAATGGATTTGTTAGCCTCTTGCGTTCCTCTACGATCTCTTGAAAACCTGGCATCTAACAGAAAGTCCTTCTAAATACCCCAAAATAAACATCCCATCAGAGATAGGCTCACCTGCCTTCTCTGCTAATTTTAAGGATACAAATACCAAGCCAGAAGGTCTGATGAACAAGAAAATAGTCCTTCATACAGATCCTAGCCCTCAAGTTGGGGCAAGCTCTGCTCTTACTCCATTTGAGTACCCAgtcccctccatctctccatcaTATCCTGTCTCTGACGCAGCAATACTGCCTTCAGCTCCAAACCTGACAGCCGGAAGCCTAAAAGCTGGCAAATCTGGATAACAATTTTCACTTTTATTCCCAAGGGAATCTGGGAGAG contains these protein-coding regions:
- the FOXM1 gene encoding forkhead box protein M1, coding for MRTSPRRPLILKRRKLTLPQKDTSSTSARDENGGQDEKTPKQEHSQEDRHNSQHREKTECGLQKFPAGIKIIDHPTMPNTQVVAIPTNADIQSIIEALTAKGKECGNNGPNKFILISSGGTSCSADPTPSQHLPLQMKPSAATKAAGGQERENSTQTPGLAGGTTLWHSGIDSVVGQEQESNSSGETMSSVLDNSLTNIQWLGKMRSDGLSPCSVKQEREKENQRPLQERIKTEEDSAAAAVPTAAAAASSWQDSVSERPPYSYMAMIQFAINSTEKKRMTLKDIYTWIEDHFPYFKHVAKPGWKNSIRHNLSLHDMFVRETSANGKISFWTIHPDANRCLTLDQVFKPLDLGSPTSPERSESQQKRHLPDPQKNTGSNSSSKTEPQNARRKMKPLLPRINSYLVPIQFPLSQPLVLQPSMKVPLSMAQGASLNSSETFRSNKRVRIAPKMSLSADESSSLPPAAVKEESQCDEGLFSPTHSLKESSSQPGEESVSFPETVCIKEEEGSQLDDWLSPFASTLTVKEEPGLFPSVSSTKEKKQFTILKSPSKGVSDTLVIKRREMGRSRRKQHLALPCSEEPVLVLPESNGFDPFRLGADHPFLQESQPLENASQLSCLQGEEGPFKTPVKEMFSKLPVSSTPSKDSATTTPPLGGLDQWKSASLAQGSHELDFSPVRTLQLPFTPVQENQDLLGFNSTPLKNPIFESPRELLNTESSGMVHAPLTSSPAFISESTKQSSIELPNSGFTENRSLMEGLILDTMNDSLSKILLDISFPGLEDENLGTDISWSQLIPELK